One window of uncultured Methanoregula sp. genomic DNA carries:
- the mcrG gene encoding coenzyme-B sulfoethylthiotransferase subunit gamma, whose protein sequence is MAYKPQYYAGSSTVAANRRKQMDPAHKLTKLRDVTDKDIVLIMGHRAPGSAYKSAHPPLSEQQEPNCPVRKLVTPTDGAKAGDRVRYIQFADSMYNAPCQPYLRSYLEAYRFRGIDPGTLSGRQIIECRERDLEKYAKDLVNSELFDPALCGIRGATVHGHSLRLDENGMMFDMLQRCVFDKKAGVVKYVKNQIGEPLDAEVKVGKPADAKWLKANTTIYHSLVGSAYRDDAEAIEYIQRIHGLRVKYGFMPKEA, encoded by the coding sequence ATGGCATACAAACCCCAGTATTATGCAGGCTCATCTACCGTCGCCGCAAACAGGCGCAAGCAGATGGACCCCGCACACAAGCTCACCAAGCTTCGCGATGTTACCGACAAGGACATTGTCCTGATCATGGGACACCGTGCACCCGGCTCAGCCTACAAGAGTGCACACCCCCCGCTGTCAGAACAGCAGGAACCCAACTGTCCGGTCCGCAAGCTTGTAACCCCGACCGACGGCGCAAAGGCCGGCGACCGTGTCCGTTACATCCAGTTCGCAGACTCAATGTACAATGCACCCTGCCAGCCCTACCTCAGGTCATACCTCGAGGCATACCGCTTCCGCGGCATTGACCCAGGTACCCTGTCCGGCCGTCAGATCATCGAGTGCCGTGAGAGAGACCTTGAGAAATACGCCAAGGACCTCGTCAACTCAGAACTCTTCGACCCCGCACTCTGCGGTATCCGTGGAGCAACCGTGCACGGCCACTCCCTCCGTCTCGATGAGAACGGAATGATGTTCGACATGCTCCAGCGCTGTGTCTTCGACAAGAAGGCAGGTGTTGTCAAGTACGTCAAGAACCAGATCGGAGAGCCCCTGGACGCAGAAGTCAAGGTTGGCAAGCCGGCAGACGCAAAGTGGCTCAAGGCAAACACCACCATCTACCACTCACTCGTAGGATCTGCCTACCGTGACGACGCAGAAGCCATCGAATACATCCAGCGCATCCACGGACTCCGTGTCAAGTACGGATTCATGCCCAAGGAGGCCTAA
- a CDS encoding formylmethanofuran dehydrogenase subunit C, protein METVTITMKNPPALYLEADNVSPDAFAGKTAAQIAELHVHEGNTTSSLGKYFDVNGSAGATAADTRIIVKGDVKKVKYLGFKMSAGELVVEGSTDLYAGAWMTGGKMLVKGNAEAFAATAMKGGELTIEGNAGNYLGAAYRGDWRGMSGGKILVKGNAGSDIGMYMTGGQIVINGDVDVHVMIHAEGGKTIIKGNAKSKVGGQMVEGDIYVFGTIDTMMPGFKPNGEIELEVDGTKGKFAHFIGDMGERHKKKKGQVVYANLYKKI, encoded by the coding sequence ATGGAAACCGTAACCATTACCATGAAAAACCCGCCGGCATTGTATCTCGAGGCGGACAATGTATCGCCCGATGCATTTGCAGGCAAGACGGCAGCACAGATTGCCGAACTCCATGTGCACGAAGGAAATACAACCTCATCCCTGGGGAAGTACTTTGACGTGAACGGCAGTGCGGGCGCAACCGCAGCAGATACCAGGATTATTGTCAAAGGCGATGTGAAGAAGGTCAAGTATCTCGGATTCAAAATGTCGGCCGGCGAACTCGTTGTCGAAGGCAGCACCGATCTCTACGCCGGCGCATGGATGACCGGGGGAAAGATGCTTGTCAAGGGTAACGCTGAAGCATTCGCTGCAACCGCCATGAAAGGCGGGGAATTGACCATTGAGGGTAATGCAGGGAACTATCTTGGCGCAGCCTACCGTGGAGACTGGCGCGGAATGTCTGGCGGCAAGATCCTTGTAAAGGGGAACGCCGGCAGCGATATCGGTATGTACATGACCGGGGGCCAGATCGTTATCAATGGCGATGTGGACGTCCATGTCATGATCCATGCGGAAGGCGGCAAGACCATCATTAAGGGTAATGCCAAGAGCAAAGTCGGCGGCCAGATGGTCGAAGGCGACATCTATGTTTTTGGCACCATCGATACCATGATGCCCGGCTTCAAACCCAACGGTGAGATCGAGCTCGAAGTCGATGGCACTAAGGGCAAATTTGCCCACTTCATCGGCGATATGGGCGAACGCCACAAGAAGAAGAAGGGTCAGGTCGTGTACGCAAACCTGTACAAGAAGATCTGA
- the mcrD gene encoding methyl-coenzyme M reductase operon protein D — protein MTEATFPQCRIDSERLLNPETTEKLLNRIVSVPGVRRMVLNGQRLPLTVPYGPAKGLANPHPMRKTIMVGDQELPLQVHVGTVLLEIENRDVIPALKAAVEPVFTDFSFRIKEGKFMKTEPSLVDYCKYGPNADKAMLGLADPSSKSKPIILQGIR, from the coding sequence ATGACAGAAGCCACGTTCCCCCAGTGCAGAATTGATTCGGAGCGCCTGCTCAATCCCGAGACTACGGAGAAACTTCTCAACAGGATTGTGAGTGTCCCGGGTGTAAGGCGGATGGTCCTCAATGGACAACGCCTTCCCCTGACAGTCCCCTACGGACCGGCCAAAGGACTGGCCAATCCTCACCCGATGAGGAAGACCATCATGGTCGGCGACCAGGAGTTACCCCTCCAGGTCCACGTAGGCACCGTCCTCCTCGAGATCGAGAACCGCGACGTCATCCCCGCACTGAAAGCCGCTGTCGAACCGGTTTTTACCGATTTTTCCTTCCGCATCAAGGAAGGAAAATTTATGAAGACCGAGCCGTCGCTTGTGGATTACTGCAAGTACGGCCCGAATGCGGACAAGGCAATGCTCGGCCTTGCTGATCCAAGCAGCAAGTCCAAGCCGATAATTCTCCAGGGAATCAGATAA
- a CDS encoding formylmethanofuran dehydrogenase subunit A translates to MSEYIIKNGHVYDPVQGIKGDKADVAIKDGKIVDKAGSGAKVIDAKGKTVMAGAVEIHAHIAGPKVNLGRIYRPEDKLFSCTPTRGLERMGGGASIPTTFKTGYEYAKMGYTTAMEAAMPPMFSRHVHEEIRDTPIIDEGAFPVFGNNWFVMEYLKNHEIENTAAYIAWLLRVTKGYAVKVVNPGGTEAWAWGLNCLTVNDPVPYFDITPAEIVKGLIEANEYLGLPHSMHIHPNNLGNPGCYETTLDTMRLAEGFKAKNKFGREQVLHLTHTQFHSYKGTNWGDFESGAKEITDYVNKNKNITIDTGNVTLDETTTMTADGPFEHHLTGLNHLKWANCDVELETAAGVVPYIYSPNISVCAIQWAIGLEIPLMMKDPMRCYITTDHPNAGPFTRYPRVIKWLMSTKAREEQINAFKHKDKVLSQTSIGSLDKEISLYELAQMTRAGPAKSLGLASMCGGLKPGMDADVAVYDFNPEKPVANPDDIEKAFSRCAAVFKSGVQVVQNGEIVSTGHKRTLWVNAKVRDNPQVVRDINEKFLKYYSMTQANYEALGHHFVPNPYALEVDATNV, encoded by the coding sequence ATGTCAGAATACATCATCAAGAACGGACACGTATACGACCCGGTCCAGGGCATCAAGGGCGATAAGGCCGATGTTGCCATCAAGGACGGGAAAATTGTTGACAAGGCAGGATCCGGTGCCAAGGTTATCGACGCGAAAGGTAAAACCGTCATGGCCGGCGCCGTTGAAATCCATGCCCACATCGCAGGACCCAAGGTCAACCTTGGCAGGATTTACCGGCCAGAGGACAAACTCTTCAGCTGCACGCCAACCAGGGGTCTGGAGCGGATGGGAGGCGGAGCCTCGATCCCAACCACGTTCAAGACAGGCTACGAGTACGCCAAGATGGGATACACGACTGCAATGGAGGCAGCAATGCCGCCGATGTTCTCCCGCCACGTGCACGAGGAGATCCGCGACACCCCCATCATTGATGAAGGGGCATTCCCGGTCTTTGGCAACAACTGGTTCGTAATGGAGTATCTCAAGAACCACGAGATCGAGAACACCGCAGCCTACATTGCCTGGCTCCTCCGCGTCACGAAAGGATATGCGGTCAAGGTCGTCAATCCCGGTGGCACCGAAGCATGGGCATGGGGACTGAACTGTCTCACGGTAAACGATCCGGTCCCGTACTTTGACATTACTCCGGCAGAAATCGTCAAGGGACTCATCGAGGCTAACGAGTACCTCGGTCTCCCGCACTCCATGCACATCCACCCGAACAACCTCGGGAACCCCGGATGTTACGAGACCACGCTCGACACCATGAGACTTGCAGAAGGCTTCAAGGCCAAGAACAAGTTCGGCCGCGAGCAGGTCCTGCACCTCACCCACACCCAGTTCCACTCCTACAAGGGCACGAACTGGGGCGACTTCGAGTCCGGCGCAAAGGAGATCACGGACTACGTCAACAAGAACAAGAACATCACCATCGATACCGGTAACGTCACCCTTGACGAGACCACCACGATGACTGCTGACGGTCCGTTCGAGCACCACCTCACCGGGCTCAACCACCTCAAGTGGGCAAACTGCGATGTCGAACTCGAAACCGCAGCCGGTGTCGTTCCCTACATCTACAGCCCGAACATCTCGGTTTGTGCCATCCAGTGGGCAATCGGTCTTGAAATCCCCCTGATGATGAAGGACCCGATGCGCTGCTACATCACAACCGACCACCCGAACGCAGGACCCTTCACCCGGTACCCCCGCGTCATCAAGTGGCTGATGTCAACGAAGGCACGTGAAGAGCAGATCAACGCTTTCAAGCACAAGGACAAAGTCCTCTCCCAGACCAGCATCGGCAGCCTCGACAAGGAGATTTCACTCTACGAGCTCGCACAGATGACCCGTGCAGGCCCGGCCAAGTCCCTCGGACTTGCCAGCATGTGCGGTGGTCTCAAGCCCGGCATGGACGCGGATGTTGCCGTCTACGACTTCAACCCCGAGAAACCGGTGGCAAACCCCGACGACATCGAGAAGGCATTCTCACGCTGTGCAGCTGTCTTCAAGAGCGGTGTCCAGGTTGTGCAGAACGGCGAGATCGTCAGCACCGGTCACAAGCGCACCCTCTGGGTCAACGCAAAGGTCAGGGACAACCCGCAGGTTGTTCGCGACATCAACGAGAAGTTCCTGAAATACTACAGCATGACCCAGGCCAACTACGAGGCACTCGGACACCACTTCGTCCCGAACCCGTATGCGCTTGAGGTAGATGCAACCAACGTGTAG
- the mcrC gene encoding methyl-coenzyme M reductase I operon protein C, with translation MPIGRVTQVVDCREAMGMGKGGGLAQRGTISECRYPDVIVVGMSPGRRHVTKPVCDITSGLRQQGVEYSISTLVLNAGSGVPPDAPKIGGSVLGAYFGITPKEIAQIEKHKVAILHHGNVRSHVVHKVRFILQACDVKAIVVSQSPVDYEDFAKEGVKTSVVMPPEDKIRTKGTVMSIVSGVTRGQTPTREKMAEVISSVMKLMKKKQLLE, from the coding sequence ATGCCGATTGGACGAGTAACCCAGGTTGTTGACTGCCGCGAGGCGATGGGCATGGGTAAAGGAGGCGGTCTTGCCCAGAGGGGCACCATCTCTGAATGCCGGTACCCGGATGTCATTGTGGTCGGGATGTCTCCCGGACGCCGCCACGTGACAAAACCGGTGTGCGATATCACCTCAGGTCTGCGACAACAGGGCGTTGAATACAGTATCAGCACGCTGGTACTGAATGCCGGAAGTGGCGTACCGCCGGACGCCCCCAAGATCGGGGGATCCGTCCTCGGCGCTTATTTTGGGATTACTCCGAAGGAGATCGCGCAGATAGAGAAACACAAGGTTGCCATCCTCCATCACGGGAACGTACGTTCCCACGTGGTGCACAAGGTCCGTTTTATCCTTCAGGCTTGTGACGTGAAGGCAATCGTGGTTTCCCAGTCCCCGGTGGATTATGAGGACTTCGCAAAGGAGGGCGTGAAGACATCGGTCGTGATGCCGCCTGAAGACAAGATCCGTACCAAAGGTACGGTCATGTCCATTGTGAGCGGCGTGACCCGGGGTCAGACCCCCACACGCGAAAAGATGGCAGAAGTTATTTCGTCCGTCATGAAACTCATGAAAAAGAAGCAATTATTGGAGTGA
- the mcrB gene encoding coenzyme-B sulfoethylthiotransferase subunit beta yields MAKYKDTIDLYDDEGKLLKSNVTIDKISPVVNKGALNVIDLTKRTVAVNFAGIEDALKTGKVGGKSNQILGRSMNCSCVKDSDALAAKIKDMVQVEAGDNTKITKVGGGKMILVEIPTARMDAAATYDVASTVVAAATTYALVDQYKVDMFDGSYIKAAVWGTYPQTMDMQGGNVISILSIPQFNEGLGYALRNIPANHAVMMTHRNAMQAAGLMATFEQAGQFEMGNAVGPFERAQLLLYAYQGLNANNIVCDLVKKNGKTGTIGTVVQSLVERAIEDKVIKAGKKGKSGFIFYETKDPMLWNAYASAGTLAATMVNCGAGRFAQAVSATLLYFNDLLEHETGLPGSDYGRAMGVAVGFSFFSHSIYGGGGPGVFNGNHVVTRHAAGVGMPCIAAACALDAGTQMFGPEHTSKVYQDTFGQIDAFKKPIQAIAKGI; encoded by the coding sequence ATGGCAAAATACAAAGACACAATCGACCTCTACGATGATGAGGGTAAGCTCTTAAAGAGCAATGTCACCATTGACAAGATCAGCCCCGTTGTTAACAAGGGCGCACTGAATGTTATCGACCTCACCAAGAGGACCGTAGCAGTCAACTTTGCAGGTATTGAGGACGCACTCAAGACCGGAAAGGTCGGCGGCAAATCGAACCAGATTCTCGGCCGTAGCATGAACTGCAGCTGTGTCAAGGACTCGGATGCACTCGCAGCCAAGATCAAGGACATGGTCCAGGTCGAAGCCGGTGACAACACCAAGATCACCAAGGTCGGCGGCGGCAAGATGATCCTTGTCGAGATCCCGACAGCCCGTATGGATGCAGCAGCAACCTACGATGTCGCATCAACCGTTGTTGCAGCAGCAACCACCTATGCACTCGTTGACCAGTACAAAGTCGACATGTTCGACGGTTCGTACATCAAGGCAGCAGTCTGGGGTACCTACCCGCAGACCATGGACATGCAGGGCGGCAACGTCATCTCGATTCTGTCGATCCCCCAGTTCAACGAAGGTCTCGGCTACGCACTCCGCAACATCCCCGCAAACCACGCGGTCATGATGACCCACCGGAATGCAATGCAGGCTGCAGGCCTCATGGCAACCTTCGAGCAGGCGGGACAGTTCGAGATGGGTAACGCAGTCGGCCCGTTCGAGCGCGCCCAGCTCCTTCTCTACGCATACCAGGGACTTAACGCAAACAACATCGTTTGCGACCTCGTCAAGAAGAACGGCAAGACCGGCACCATCGGTACCGTCGTGCAGTCCCTCGTCGAGCGCGCCATTGAAGACAAGGTCATCAAGGCAGGCAAGAAGGGCAAGAGCGGCTTCATCTTCTACGAGACCAAGGACCCGATGCTCTGGAACGCCTATGCATCAGCAGGTACCCTTGCAGCAACCATGGTTAACTGCGGTGCCGGACGTTTCGCCCAGGCAGTCTCAGCAACCCTGCTCTACTTCAACGACCTGCTCGAGCACGAGACCGGCCTCCCAGGCTCCGACTACGGTCGCGCAATGGGTGTCGCAGTTGGTTTCTCGTTCTTCAGCCACTCGATCTACGGTGGCGGCGGCCCCGGTGTCTTCAACGGTAACCACGTCGTAACCAGGCACGCAGCCGGTGTAGGCATGCCCTGTATCGCAGCAGCCTGTGCACTCGACGCAGGAACCCAGATGTTCGGACCCGAGCACACCTCGAAGGTCTACCAGGACACATTCGGCCAGATTGACGCGTTCAAGAAGCCGATCCAGGCAATTGCAAAGGGCATCTAA